Within candidate division KSB1 bacterium, the genomic segment CTTTCCATAAATCTTCAAATTGATTTAACGCAAAATCAACATCACCACGGTTTTTCAGTTCAACATTGAATTCACGGTTGGCAATCAAACCACTTTCGGAAAAATTACTTGAGCCGGTTATGACCGAACCAAATGATACCTGGTCTTCAGTGTATCTTGATATATAAACTTTTGCGTGGATATTTCCACTTGGGTAAGCACGGAATTCAAGTTTTTTTCCGTTTCCACCCTTTGTTTTATCTTCTTCCGGGTTAATACAATCTGTTGTTAAATATTCAATGAATTTTTTGATTCCGAATTCAGTATTGTATTCATCGCTGGAAGCGTCAATTTCTGTTACGACTGCCTCCATTGCTGCATTGCGAGTATCTTTATGGGAATTGAAATCTAAATTGGTTTGAGTTCGAACTGTATCAATCAGTTCAAAAGTTTTACGATCAACATTGAGACCCACAAGTATTCTGATTTTTTCCACACTTTCTAAACTATCGGCTAATTGATAAAATCCACTGGTGCGGAAATACCCAACCAATACATCGAAAAACTGAACTGCTCGCAGGGTGCTTTTGAACCTGTCAACTAATGCTGCTCCGGGTTCGTTTGTGAAGAATGTTAAATCTGTGCTCATTATAAATCATTGAAGCGGTTTGACTGTTAAGGATTCATGTGAAACGCAGCACTCAATCTGCCACAGGTCGCGTTTTCACTAAAAGTTCATACTAATGGTAAAAATTAGGAACGAACCTCTTTTTTAACAGATATATGTGAATTGCACCTTAATTATCACTTTGTTGAGAATGCTGAATCCCTATTTATCGTTGTAAATGAGGTATCTGAGCTTGACAATTCTTTCGTTGACACATCATCTGAAAGCTTTTCCGGCTCTCGATAAGAACTTTTTGCGCCTCCGGTAATTAAGGCAGTAATAAGAATGATTGCTCCAAATGCCATAAAAAATAGACCCGGACCGGTTCCCGAAAAAACAACTTTGTATAGTTGGGATTCCGTCTCCAATTTTGCACTTCCTTTGTCAATTCCAAATCTATATAGCTTATAACCGAGATAGGATAATATAATCGCACCAATAACAATTAAAAGCCTCTCAGCTCCTCGTAACAGTATCGCTTCATCCATCTTTAGCTCCTCCTGTTGTAATTAAAGGAGAACAGTAGTTTACTCGGTGGAAAAAAGTCTCATAAAATGTAAAGAAATTCTTACATAAGTGCAATAAGAATTAGTATCAAGGCGTCATTATCTCATTCCAGAGTTCTCGATATATTTGGGAAAAAGAAATGGTTTAGGGTGCAGTCCGTCAAACAACGACCGATGAAAGCGGCGCTGTCTGAGCAAAGATAGATGATGGCCTTGGCAATTTCTTCCGGTTTACCGAGGCGGCCAAGAGGGACACGCTTCTCAAGCTCCCCCTCTAGTTCCCCTCGAAGCTTCATTGCTGTTTCGGCCATTGGCGTCAAGGTGTATCCCGGGCAAACAGCGTTGATGCGAATTCCTTTGCGGGCATATTCAATGGCCGCGCTCTTGGTCAATCCAACCACGCCATGTTTGCTGGCAGCATAGGCCGAATTTCTTGGGAAACCGGTGATTCCGGCGATTGAAGCCATGTTGACGATGACGCCGTTGTTCTGTTTTGCCATCTGCTGCAGCTCATATTTCATGCAAAGAAACACACCGGTGAGATTGATGTCTATCAGACGGCGCCAGTCCTCCTCCGAATAATCGCCGGTGCGGGCTTCGGCACTGAGAGCGCCGGCGTTGTTGACGGCGAAATCCAGACTGCCAAATTTCTCAACCGACTCTACCACTATTTTCTTTACGTCCTGCGAGTGGGTGACGTCGGCCTTTACAAACAAAGCATCGCCGCCGGCTTTTGTCAGCATTTCCACTGTTTCGTTGCCGGCTGTTTCATCGATGTCAGAGACAACCACATTTGTACCCAATCCGGAAAATTCCAGGGCTGTCTCTCTACCGATTCCAGAGCCTCCGCCGGTAATGAGTGCGGTTTTGTCTTGAAACTCTTTTTCTTTTTTCAGAAGATTTTTTTATTTATAGGGTTAGTGGCAGTTCATCTTTTGCGCTCTTCGCTTTTCCGCTTTCACACATTCATTCCTCCATCCACCACATAAACCCCGCCCGTCATGTGCGCTGAGGCCTCGGAGGCCAGGAAGACAGCCAGTCCGGCCAAATCTTCCGGCAGGCCGATTCGCTTCAGCGGCGTCTCGTGCATAACTTTCTTCATGACTTTTTTATCGCTCCAGAGCGCCTCGCTCAACTTGGTTTTGATTAACCCGGGACAAACCGTGTGCACGCGAATTCCCGCCGTCCCGAGCTCCTTGGCCAGAATTTTTGATAAATGAATCAGAGCGGCTTTACTGACACTGTAAATCCCGATTCCCTGCCAGGGCGTTAAACCTGCGGTACTGGAGATGTTGATGATGCTGCCGCCGCCGCGCTCTTTCATGATTGGATAGCACAACTTCGCCAGTTCAAAAGGGCCTTTTAAATTCACATCGATTGTTTTGTCAAAACTTCCTGTGTCGGTCTTCAGAATCGGCCCGTAAACCGGATTAATCGCCGCGTTGTTCACAATAATATCAACGCCGGCATAAACATCAATTGTTTTTTTAACGAGGGCTTGAATATCATCAAATTTGCCCATGTTGCAGGCGATGCCGGTGGCAGAAAAGCCGTCCTTGCTGAAAGCCAGGGCAACTTCATCGACCGCCTCCTGCTTGCGGCTGCTCACCACCACTTTTGCGCCGGCCTCCGCCAGTCCGCGCGCCATGGCTTCGCCGATGCCTCTGCTGGCGCCGGTGATGATGGCGACTTTGCCATTTAAGTCAAACTTGTTTTTCATAGACATATTTGTCCTCAAAATTAGGTTTCTATTGAGACGGGGTATATAAAACTTAAAAGAAGCGGGCTGCTTAGTCCGAAGGCGTCTCACCGATTATTTCGGTGCACGGAACTGCATTCAGAAATCGTTCGGTGGGACGCCTCAGGTTAATTATTGGGTCAATCACTAGTTATTTCTCCCCACGGTAACACAGCCGCTCTCTAACTGTCGAATTCCATGGACAGTAATAAAATCCTTCGTCACTTTCTCCATCACGTAATGATTCCACCATCAACGGAGAGTACGGCACCGGTAATAAAAGAAGCTTCATCAGAGGCAAGAAAGAGATAGGCATTGGCAATATCCTGGGGTTTGCCCATTCTTCCTATGGGTGTCTTTTCTACCATTATTTTGATTACTTTTTCCGGTACACTCTGAAGAATATCTGTGGCGATAAAACCCGGAGCTACGGCGTTAACCCGAATTCCTTTTTTGCCCAATTCACGCGCCCAGGTTTTGGTCATGCCAATCACCCCCGCCTTTGTAGCGACGTAATTCGATTGGCCAAAATTGCCGTACAATCCGACGACCGAACTGGCATTCAAAATGACACCGCCGCTTTTATGCGTTTCCATCACTTTCGCTACTGCCTGACCGCAAAGAAATACGCCTTTTAAGTTGATATCAATGACCCGCTGCCACTGCTCCAAATCCATTTTTACCAGTCTGGCGTCGGCGACAATACCAGCATTGTTAACCAGAACATCGATTTTGCCGTAAGTCTTGACAGTGTTTTCAACCATTCGAACGACATCTTCAGTTTCCGCTACATTTACCATCTCAAAAGTGGCGATGCCGTCGGATTGCAAAATTTCATCGACAACTTTTCTTCCGGCATCTTCGTTGATGTCAGCCACGACCACTTTGGCGCCTTCGCGTGAGAAAGTTAGCGCCGTTTGCTTGCCGATACCATTTCCAGCCCCCGTGATGAGGGCTACTTTGTTTTGAAGCCGCATAAATTCTATCCTCTTTCTCCTATCAATATCCTTTTTTTTTGTCCAGCCGTTTAACTGTTGTAACTTCAAAATCCGATGCTGTGGCTATTTTTTCCAAGTATTCATCTGCTGTGGGTAGATGGGCTTTATCCCGTTTCCACTGACCGAGGAAGCTTTTATCTGCCGGGAACTCCTTGAGGTGGAATTCACGCATGGCTATCAGACACCCACAAATGGTTTTGAGCCGGGCTTTTTCGGGTCCGCTTGCTGTTTGATCCAGCCACGCGACCCAGGAGTTCACTGTGACCAAACTTCAGATAGCCGAGTCCAAAGTCTTCAATGAGACCATTTTGAATGTCGTCCATTCCCAGCCCTCCTCATTGCTTTAGACGTGAAACTCGTTCCAATCAAAATTTATTGCTGCATTAGAAAACCTTTATGTTTAAAGGACGAAATAGAAAAAATAGGGAGTAAATTAGAGCATTAAAGAAGTTAAATACAAAGTGACGTACATTTTCGTTTGCTACCTTTCGCATTGATTTGAACAAACGTTACTTTATTGACGGCCTTTGACCAGCGCATCGACCACTGTCGGATCTGCAAGGGTCGAGGTATCGCCCAGGTTGCTAACGTCTCCCTCGGCGATTTTTCTCAGGATTCGCCG encodes:
- a CDS encoding helicase, with the translated sequence MSTDLTFFTNEPGAALVDRFKSTLRAVQFFDVLVGYFRTSGFYQLADSLESVEKIRILVGLNVDRKTFELIDTVRTQTNLDFNSHKDTRNAAMEAVVTEIDASSDEYNTEFGIKKFIEYLTTDCINPEEDKTKGGNGKKLEFRAYPSGNIHAKVYISRYTEDQVSFGSVITGSSNFSESGLIANREFNVELKNRGDVDFALNQFEDLWK
- a CDS encoding glucose 1-dehydrogenase, encoding MKKEKEFQDKTALITGGGSGIGRETALEFSGLGTNVVVSDIDETAGNETVEMLTKAGGDALFVKADVTHSQDVKKIVVESVEKFGSLDFAVNNAGALSAEARTGDYSEEDWRRLIDINLTGVFLCMKYELQQMAKQNNGVIVNMASIAGITGFPRNSAYAASKHGVVGLTKSAAIEYARKGIRINAVCPGYTLTPMAETAMKLRGELEGELEKRVPLGRLGKPEEIAKAIIYLCSDSAAFIGRCLTDCTLNHFFFPNISRTLE
- a CDS encoding glucose 1-dehydrogenase, translating into MSMKNKFDLNGKVAIITGASRGIGEAMARGLAEAGAKVVVSSRKQEAVDEVALAFSKDGFSATGIACNMGKFDDIQALVKKTIDVYAGVDIIVNNAAINPVYGPILKTDTGSFDKTIDVNLKGPFELAKLCYPIMKERGGGSIINISSTAGLTPWQGIGIYSVSKAALIHLSKILAKELGTAGIRVHTVCPGLIKTKLSEALWSDKKVMKKVMHETPLKRIGLPEDLAGLAVFLASEASAHMTGGVYVVDGGMNV
- the fabG gene encoding 3-oxoacyl-ACP reductase FabG; the protein is MRLQNKVALITGAGNGIGKQTALTFSREGAKVVVADINEDAGRKVVDEILQSDGIATFEMVNVAETEDVVRMVENTVKTYGKIDVLVNNAGIVADARLVKMDLEQWQRVIDINLKGVFLCGQAVAKVMETHKSGGVILNASSVVGLYGNFGQSNYVATKAGVIGMTKTWARELGKKGIRVNAVAPGFIATDILQSVPEKVIKIMVEKTPIGRMGKPQDIANAYLFLASDEASFITGAVLSVDGGIIT